attttctaaAGTGCTTTGATAAGTCAAAGAGTCGTTATTCGTATGAACAAATGATGTACCATCAATTGGTAAGTCATAGTTTGTGTGGTCAGTTCTGTTAGGATGTCGTTGTTTCATTTCATCGGTTACCGAGTCTTGCAGATTTGTGTTTGTACTGTTTTGATATTTTGCCAACATCATCTTCGAGTGGTCTGGTTCAGTTGTCGATGTTATGTCCCCAGTAATGTCTATGTCTTGAGCTGTTTGTTCGCGGGATTTGTCGTAGTGTTTGTAATTGTCTGTTGTTGTCATGTCGCCATTTTTTGTCAGAGTAGGTTTGTCGTCGTTAGGTCTTGTGTCTGCGTTACTGACAGTAGTTAGTAGTATTTCgttacgattttttttcgttgtttgatcGTTTTTGTCTTCATCGGTTTGGTGGAGACTAACATTAGCTACTTGGTCGGAGTTTGTCTCTTGAAACTGGTCAACGTCAGTCGCATTTTCTTGTAATTTGTCTTGATTCAAGTCATTTCGGTCAATCTTGTCCGTCACGGTAACGTTCGAGAGTTCGTCTATTCGCGGCGAGTCAGTCAGTTGAAGAAAGTGACTTAAAGTCGAATTTATGTCTTCTGTATGTTCATTAACGTGAGTTATCTTATCCTGATAAATGTATGGTCTCACAAATTGGTCCAAACCGTCATCTAACTCGAGTAGCGTTTGTGGATATCGGGCAGCGTATCTAAGTGAATCAGTTTGTGTCCAAAGTCTGTTGCTCTGTGGGATATCGTAAGTCTGCGCGGATATGTGGTTGCGTACGTTGTAGAGACTGTAGTTTCGGTATGTCTCAAGGTCACTAGTTTTCTTCAACGGTTCGTACTTGTTTTGTTCAGGTCTAAGGTAGCCGTCGTGTTCGTGGACGTTCAAGGTCTCGACTCGTTCCGCGTCGGGCACTAAACTGTCATAGTCGTAGTCTTGTTTCAATGTGGAAATCAGTTTCGAAGGTAGTCGGTCTTGGTCAATTCGAAGTTCTTTAAGTGGGTTTCTATGGTTGGTCTGCTTTTGAAAAAAGTTAGGCGAATGTACAGATTGATGAGTGCTAGGTCGCGAAATGTACTGTGGTCTAGGATCTACGGAGAAGACAGATTGTGAGGCAGCGAAAGAGGCAGGATTTTTAGAATGTTGAAGAAAGGCATTAGAATTTAGAACAGATGTagacgaagaagaagaagaagatggcGAAGACAATGACAGAAACATAGATTGATCATTTGGTCTATTATCGTTTATTACTAAGAGTCCAGGTCTTTGGAATACAGTTCTAGACGTAGTTGTTCGTTGTAGTTTTGGTCGTTGTGTCTGTTGTCTATTATCGTTCGGTTCATAATCGAagttgttgttaacgatttTGTTCGAAAGTCCACGTTTTCGGGTTGTCGTTCTGGTAGGTCTTCGTGTGTCTAGGCCGTACGGATTATAGGTCGTCATAGTTGGTGGATTGTAGCAGCTATAGCCACAGTAAGGAGGTTGTGGTGGAGGTGTCGGCGGGTCTTCGTAGTACGTGTTTGGTGGATGATCTGTAACAGGTTCTTCGTAGCCATATCCTGGTTTTACGAATACTGGTGGGTCAGCGTCAGAGTTATAGTCGTAGTTGTTAATATCGTCATAGTCCGATGGTGGCGTTGGTGCTGGATTCGGATAGTAGCCACGTCGAAGAGCGCTATTCTTTTGCGAAAATAAATTGGCATTGTCTTCTTTAGTGAATAACTTGGATAGATTAACGTGCGAAACATCCCGTTTCTTCATAGTGTGGTTGTTGTTCGTAGTAGTCAGATTTGTCTCGTCAACTGTAGTGTCCCGTTTAAAATTCAAGTCAACGTTGTTAGTTATCAAGTGCGTAGATAATGTAGGTCGTTTTTTAGGCGTCGTTCTCCTGGTTGGTTTTCTTGATGGTGGCGTAGTCGTACCAGTAAGGTCAATTTTGTTGTTTATAACAGTTACTGCAGTCAACATAGGTTCCTTACTGGGTGTAGTAGGTCTGGTAGAAGGTCTGGTTGTACTTAGATCCAGCTTATTGTGAATAGACGTAGCCAGTGAGTCGAGAACAATCTGTCCGTTTGAAGGAATGTGAAGTCCAACATTTCCGTTCGGTATGAAGTCCACGTTGTTAATCACGTTAGTTTCTTGCGTAGGCTGTCTAGTCGTCGTGGAGGTGGTTGTTAGAAGGGCTTGTACTGTTTCAAGGTCGATCAAATTTTCGCTTTGTCCAGCGGATGATACGTCATTAGGTCTTGTGAACGGGTCACGTTCAGTCCAAGGTTCTAGATCAATGGGTGCCATTAGTTTGGAGTCACATGACAGTCGTTCGTTCTGTACAATATCAGCCGGTAGGAAAGCGTGCGGTTGCAAAGTTCCCCCTCCAAGTGCTCGGCAAAGAATCTGCGAAAATGCTACCTGTCGTATGGCGTCAAGCTGCGCCGGAGTGAATGACGACTCGAACCCGGGGTTTTCGTACCAAAATCGATCTCCTCTGCGCAAATTGCTAAACTGCTGTGCGATAATACAAGAAAATGTTGGCCCTACTATTCCTCCCACGACCGGTCGTTCGGCTAAACCTCCGACGAAAAGATCAATATCGTCTATGAAGCGGTATGCCTTGCGCAATCGATGAGCTGATGCTGGACCCATAACTCGATCCAGATCTTCCCATTCCCTGATAGGTGTTAGTCCGCAAGGTATTCTCCAATTGATGTACGGTTGGATTCCGTGATCCCTACCACGTTGTATGTTGATCGCTGCCAGATCCAATCCGaaaggaaaacctaaaacacaaAATGGTATCCTGTGAAACTGAATCACTTACTGTTCGTGTCATCGACTTACGACTAGTTTGAAAAAGATGATTTGTTAACTCAGCTGTAATGAACTCATCCCGCTTCAAGGCCCGTTGGTTAACCATTCCACGCACAAGTCGATGAAGTGACCCTGGCCCTCCAAGATCACCATCAGCAGATTCATCGTGCAGTGTGACATTGTTCGGAATGAAGCGATGAAATCTGTCCGCTCTCATATAGgatccttgaatcaatgaatgtCCAAAACGGAACGCTGCTGCAGAAAATTCATTGGTCACAGTAGGATTTGCACCGGGATCATAGCCCTTGTAGTACCCGTTGGATTCCAGCTCCAAATTAAACAAATTACACACTTGTTTGCCCAGAACGATAGGTAGAAATTCGCGATAGGTGATATGTTGGAACAATGCTCCGACAATTCGCCGAGTTTCTTGGTATAATTTTTCGTCACTCCAGTGCGGATTGATATCCGACAGCTGTGTAGCGATTTGATTATGTTCGTTAACCCAAATCATGTGAAGCATCAACAATCCAGGCTGTTCACCACTACGGGCATCTCCAGGTCGGATACATTGGTTCGCCAGTGCAGCTCGGAAGCACACGTCTTCGCTAGGAGGCCCTCGTCCAAAGAGAAGCAACCCAGACCGAAAAATCCGGGCGTTGTCGGATGTTCTAGGATTGCTGGAGTAGATCGGTGAAGCGTCGATATAGGATGTCACCTGGTTGGTTTGTTCGCGCCAGGAAAGTAAACAATCCCTCCGTTGTGCGGGGGCTGATCGTAGAAATTCTAAACAACGCACACCGAGTGGCGATAGCCATGGGTCATCCAGCGGTACTTTAATGGGCAGACAGGAGGGATGGGAATCCTCGATCGTTTGACCACCACAGCAGCGTGGGGTGGAACCGTTAAGACTGCGTGGTTGCGCTGTGGCCGTTAGATCATGATCCAACAGTTGGCCCCACAATGCCAGCATCATAGTGACCGGGGCTTCCTCTTGGCGGGTACCATGGACAACCAGACTGACGAACCGTGCGGAAGGTAGCGGTGATCCGTTGATGGAACGTCTGAAAGATGGAAGAAATGGGTCAGTTCTAGGATGTGATTGATTAGATTTGCGTTTGAATTCCGGAATGTTTCTTATTTTCAGAATTAGATTTCACTTTATCATACTGGTTGTCAACATTCAACTTGATTTCTTTCCTTTGAGTTttaaagtagtttttttttgtttcaatcagAGATCCAATGTGAGATAGACTTAAGGCTTTAGACAATAATCAATTCTTCTTAGTAATATTTTCGGTGAAAAACAATAGCATTCACTTTTCGTCTGTGCACTAAACACAAATTAGTTTCCCACATGGTACCGAAAACCCCTTCAtgatatattttttgtcaactcAGATTATCCATGCAAAGTGATGTCAATGGAAGAATCCCAAACTTTGTAACAGAATGgcaattttaaaaaattaacaGTGGAAAAGGTGGTAAAATAAAAATCGAATTGATCCGATTTTGGATGATACTTTGCACACGTATCCTGTGTGGTAAATCATTTATTTTGCGCTGTTGGAAGTTCCTTTCGAtttaaaaactttatttttttaaaacggacgaatattttttttgctttttcttcgAATCATTGTAACTCGGAAATTGTATGTGTATTAAAATGGTTATGAAGAGGTTGCAGAAAATCGATCGGGTACTCCAATAAAATTTACACTGAGAAAAAGTTGAATGTTTTTTCAagcataaaaataaatttgttcgtgaacggttcaaaagaacttgtTCTTCTGGAAAAATGAGTGAACAAAAGTTCATTGTTAAAGAACGATAGTTCTCTAATCTCTTCAAAAGAAATAAAAGTGATTGAATTCTAGAAGAAAGTGTATAAATAACCGTATATTTCGAAACGGTTGTAGGTTTTAAGAACGCAGTAGAAATTGTATATATTGGCGAACTttgaaaaagtgcacaaaagCCAACCATTGCTATCTTGAATACATGTAAAAAAGCCAATGCATTCTCCATTGAAGAAATATAATTATCTGCTTTCGATTGATTTCCGCAGAATCATACAAAATGTGTGAAGATCGAAGAAACGAgtcgaaagaactagttcttcggTAGCACTATCAagttctgaacggttctttgaaatgacctGTTTTGTCCATCATTAGTCAAGATAGACATTGCACCTCGGTCCAACTAAGTGAGTGGCAAATAGCATGTACTTTAGCGGATTatattgatccgcgaggtggcattagtagcCCAACACAATCTGCTAATGCGCTGATTAGCCGATGGCGAAACGTGAAACAATCATTTAATTTGTGCTGTTATAAAACAAGATGTTACAGATACAAATACTCGAAGAGAATTGTAAAACTttaagtttttgatgaaaaataatcattcacacaagaatatgattttacatatcaataatttttctcTTAGTGATCTTCCTTCTAGCTGTTTCGATATATTTAGACATGCAATTCAAagaactttttacctttttacagtTTTAACCTGTTGTAGGTAATTGTATATTTAATTTAGAATAACTGTTCTCGTATATGTAGATTGGTTGAAACGAcgcaaatcaacaaaaaaaacagatttcttAGAGCTTCGTGTCTAAATATCTCTAAATTTATTGGTTTGTTGTGTAAAATCACATTCTAGTGTTTAAATGACTTAAAAAACCACAGTTTTGCAAATATCTTCATACTGTAAATACTTTATTCTTGAAAAGAATTTGCTCAGATAAATGACAAATGATTGTTTTAATTACAAATTCATAgtgacaaaattaaaaaaaaaattgtattaggttattgtttttaaattttgactTTTCGGTTAGTTTTCTAATGTTTGAAAATGTGTAGAACTTTtgtttttcagtgtattttttttacagtGCCAGTTTGAGTTCTTACAATTTCTCCTTAGGCACTCTTTTTGAACAATTCATAGTTTTCGAATTACAACAATTCAAAGAGAAACGGTTTTaaaccttagttctttgaattcatgTCTACATATCTCAAGAGCGGTTACCTTCTAGTAGAAAGATATTACGATGagcaaatttattgcttttgatCTGTAGAACCCAGTGGCGTATCGAGgtaatttggcgcccggggccgATTTGTCGATTTGTCGCATCGCATTTAGCATCCGATTTAATTACAATAACGATTGGAAGAGAGGACATGCGAAGATGCATTTACCCTTATTATTCGTAAAAAAGGTGTGCCATTCTGATCTGATTTAGCTACCAGTTGCTGTTAATTTCTGAATTTGCTCATCCGTTGTCTTGGGTTGGGTAGTTTGGCATCACTAACAATGATCAATGATCAATCAATGATTTTACAATGATCAAAGTATGTCTTCATGAAGCAAGTTCATCAAAATGCTTTCAATATCGATGTCTTTGGAAAACCTCAAAATTTTGTAATAGATGTTATTTTTAAATTATCAATTATCAACAAATCATTGAAGATTGAATTTAAcaataaatgaaattatcgaaATCTTATTACTGAAATAACTTGACAAAATAATATTCTTCGCTGAAGGCATGATTTTTGCGCAAAGACAAACGACTCACGTCATGCGTTTGTTATCACTTATTTTGCTCGGATCGGTGTTTCAGAGCCCAAGGTGCTGAggtcttaaagactgtcccagaaaaccgctgccatttcgcaatggttccgaatctgtcaatttttatagctgcgtcctgttgtttacactcttctctaaccacttgtgcagttgtttattcgttttcattagtttgtttcgaaatccgtggactttcagcggaacaacgtcgaaaaattgtgtacaaatggtgtacagaacgcagactgtcactgagaaagatagcaaaatggaaggagtaagtgaaaaagccgtgcgaaaataaataaataaagaaatgcaattaggaagttcggtgaggctaacacctttgaggataactgctaaccctcagttggataaatgtatactgaaggcgttcgagcaatagaaggaggttttagttcgggatgtggccaaaaaagtgggcacttcgaagtcaaatgttcttcgtgctaaagaacgtttgaattttcgaacctataagaagcagaaacaaccaaaacgtagtccgaaacaagaagcatcgatcaggccgagggttcgaaagctgtacaatacgattattgctggaaatttgaactgtataatcatggacgccgaaacctacgtgaaactcgattacaaatccttgccgggactacaatattatacggtacgagaagggcaagtgtttaatcagtccgagacatcgattgaagtcgaaaaatttggtaagaaagctatggtctggcaagcaatttgtggcTGCggcaagatttcgaaacccttcatcaccactgtttcaatgaacaacgaaatatacatcaatgaatgtttacaataacgacttctacccatgattcgaagccacaaggatcctgttgtattctggcaggatcttgcttcttgccactactcgaaatcaacggtagaatggtatactaccaaaaatgtcacgttcgtcccaaaagacaagaattcaacaaattgtccacaacttcgaccaattgaggaattttgggcactaacgaaggcacatcttaggaaacatgtctcggcagccgaaaccattcaacagtttgaaaaagatgtgcgccagttagtctacaatggttaaatagcaaatgttgagaataatattctgttattgtagtctaatattatcagtatattgaataaaatttgaatatctaaaacttgtgaattatttacagcgatatcaaagtgcgtccatactttctgggacagtctttattgcaAGTCAGTTGCTGTATGTTCGACTCCAACTTGGAATCTTCActgtaaaaattattttgtaattcTACGTGAATGAAAATAACGCACATATTTAGTGCATGAAATTGAATGTGACTTATTTTATCCTCGCTACCGTATTTCATTTACCGTTATGCGAAAACCCACTAAATTTAAGAAATATGAGATAACTTGCACTCTTGGAAAAGATGAAATTTACACTTGACTGTCATGAAAGTCAGTTAATTGAAGCATGGCGTTATttattcggtgatgacacaatattacatctattaacatgtaaacataatgtttgtgtctgtatcgatgtaaacttcagctaaattaactgtgaagttaaataTATGACtataaagacgtaaatttacgtaaatttaagtgaattacgatgctccttttatgtgcatctataaagacgtaaatttatacTATTTTATCTAAGTGTGTGAGGAATTGAAAAATTGTCCTAAAATCGAATAGAGCTTAGAATATCACACTGTTGTTTTTTTAAAGTGACtttaattgttgttttttttttaagtgactTTAATTCTCCGGTGCATGAAAAGCGATTGTCTAACTCATCATTATATGCCTGTTCTCTACAAGTGTTGTTTAACATTGCCATTATTTCTacgaaaatattcaatttaggTAGCAATTCGAGTAATGTAAATTCAAAACATTATAAAATCACAAATACTTTTTATATTTTGCCAATATTTTCTGTACACAGGAATCTCGGTAAgccattttatcaaaaaaaaaaaagaaacaataaaCTTCATggctctgattgtttctataTGCTTTAAACATGAACCTATATTTTAAAGCAATATACTTCATTCATTCGCTTTGATCAAAAAGTTTATGgaataattttataatttttattattgatatGCATAACCAACACACTACACACTAGGGTTACCTTCAAAAGAGTTCTATGTTTCAATTTACAAATTAATTCACATAAAAGCTAAAGTTCATTGTTTTCATAATGTGACATAAAAATAATCTGTATGGTAAATTATTGATAAATTTCTGTCACATAATACTGCGTTTTTACTGCAATCTTGGGTTGCGCCAGAATTAATTAACAATAAAATTGTCCATTGATGAAAAAGACCTACCTTTTGAAAATAGTGCTATGGTTATGCATTATTCTGTTTTCGGAATTTTGTACCATCCAGATAATGTCTGAAGCGTAAATAGGAAACTATTATACTCCAGTTCCATGGCCTAGGAAGTATACATATTTGATATGACACGTATGAATACTTTTTTTCCCATTACcaaatcaatttcaaattcGGCACGTTGTCTGTTAATGGTACATTATCTTGCAAATGTTTTACAACCTTTGACTTTGAACGTGCGGGAAcctttgaataatttttatatttgactACCCGTTCATcaaaattgtataatttctGTGCACGTTTTTCTAGATAAGATTCCTTTAAACATacttatttttcagttttttccgtATCTAACGAGAACAGATATATGAAATGATTGTCGAATACAACTGTGAAACtacgaaaaaatttccgaaatttggTGTTCGGTTTCTGATCTGTGATGTAAAATaaatacacagcaaaaaataatgaaatttacaggtgacgcaaatctaCATGTGACGCAATTTATAAGAACGTAATTCGCAAAataactgaattttacaagaacgattgaaatatgtgtcaaacaacACTTTCCAAGCAGGCGTGTAATTTTATATGTTTTAGCTCTGAAAAATATGTCAGAACTCATTGAACATGTGTTAGATTaactgtaaaaatgaatcatttttgaCGCTTGAATATATCGGTCTCAAAAGACTtaaatttacacgtttttttttctaggtgtgtagctTTTAAAGCAAAGAGCGTCCAAAAAAGTCATCTTTTAATGCAAACAAAATCGAATGGTTATTTTCGTTTCCAGTAATTGAAGCAGAAATTGCGTTAAAATTATTCCATAAAACCGTAAAAACAATTAGAGTATAAAAAAATGGAGACGTAGGTAAACGGTGAAACAATAATTTAATCTTTAAAATTCCATAATTCTAAGttcaatttcataaatttttatttgaatatttcgttttcaacCGAGTTCATTTTCGCAAACGTCCGAAAgttgtatgcataaaaaaaggaaaacaaactcACCTTATCCCTTCAACACCGTCCGTGTAGTCGGGGGCCAGAAATCGATGGAATGGCATCTGGGCTGCACCCCAGCGGGGCTTCTTCCGATTGTTGCACGTTCCGTCGTGGGTCCGGTAGCGTCTGCTTGCCGGAACACAAGGTGGCGGTTCCCGCGAAGGACACATCCCTTCGAGCGGTGTCCGTTTGAGCGAAATCTTCGACGGAGCCTGCCGCCCAAGGGCCACATACTCGACGTTGGTACTGCATGAGCATAAGTAAAAACAAAACACCACTCGTTATAGGTTTGTGGCTTACGCACGTGCCACGAAAACTATTAGGTAATGTCCAGCGTCAAAAAAACACTTTCGAACCACACGATTCGATAACTTTTAttcactttcatttttttttttgttggtttggTTGGCAAAGTTCAAACGGAACTAATTTTACTTTCTGTTCTCTCTGATCTGTCTCGCCAACGACGACGAGTGAAAGTTCACCatttattttgttgttgtttcacTTAGCCAGTCGCAGAGTTCTTTTTTCAACTCTGAGCTGAACTCAAGGCGTTGGCGACTGTGAAAGCACAAGGGAGACTGACGGACCTGATCGTGTGGCGCATTGTATTTATAAAGTTTCGCGTTGTTGTTTTCGATGCCGCCGTGGTGGCCGTGCTTTAGCACCAATTTGA
This genomic window from Malaya genurostris strain Urasoe2022 chromosome 1, Malgen_1.1, whole genome shotgun sequence contains:
- the LOC131440325 gene encoding uncharacterized protein LOC131440325 isoform X2, coding for MAYIRCIILTTTFVLLIHTLFPGSCCSTEALTISNDDNDNENNDNLLNPVQLISSKDENDANDRDLPRPFLIPVDTSQIQPKRMKLKTPNNTKRRKHSNKTRRNGTATKRPKHKRKPTMQSALQSAARKGLEAMIELFDKREPEMVRKGIVLDPSEPGALLSKFSSSDDSPEDLTKAGYAAMVAAKKLKESTNVEYVALGRQAPSKISLKRTPLEGMCPSREPPPCVPASRRYRTHDGTCNNRKKPRWGAAQMPFHRFLAPDYTDGVEGIRRSINGSPLPSARFVSLVVHGTRQEEAPVTMMLALWGQLLDHDLTATAQPRSLNGSTPRCCGGQTIEDSHPSCLPIKVPLDDPWLSPLGVRCLEFLRSAPAQRRDCLLSWREQTNQVTSYIDASPIYSSNPRTSDNARIFRSGLLLFGRGPPSEDVCFRAALANQCIRPGDARSGEQPGLLMLHMIWVNEHNQIATQLSDINPHWSDEKLYQETRRIVGALFQHITYREFLPIVLGKQVCNLFNLELESNGYYKGYDPGANPTVTNEFSAAAFRFGHSLIQGSYMRADRFHRFIPNNVTLHDESADGDLGGPGSLHRLVRGMVNQRALKRDEFITAELTNHLFQTSRFPFGLDLAAINIQRGRDHGIQPYINWRIPCGLTPIREWEDLDRVMGPASAHRLRKAYRFIDDIDLFVGGLAERPVVGGIVGPTFSCIIAQQFSNLRRGDRFWYENPGFESSFTPAQLDAIRQVAFSQILCRALGGGTLQPHAFLPADIVQNERLSCDSKLMAPIDLEPWTERDPFTRPNDVSSAGQSENLIDLETVQALLTTTSTTTRQPTQETNVINNVDFIPNGNVGLHIPSNGQIVLDSLATSIHNKLDLSTTRPSTRPTTPSKEPMLTAVTVINNKIDLTGTTTPPSRKPTRRTTPKKRPTLSTHLITNNVDLNFKRDTTVDETNLTTTNNNHTMKKRDVSHVNLSKLFTKEDNANLFSQKNSALRRGYYPNPAPTPPSDYDDINNYDYNSDADPPVFVKPGYGYEEPVTDHPPNTYYEDPPTPPPQPPYCGYSCYNPPTMTTYNPYGLDTRRPTRTTTRKRGLSNKIVNNNFDYEPNDNRQQTQRPKLQRTTTSRTVFQRPGLLVINDNRPNDQSMFLSLSSPSSSSSSSTSVLNSNAFLQHSKNPASFAASQSVFSVDPRPQYISRPSTHQSVHSPNFFQKQTNHRNPLKELRIDQDRLPSKLISTLKQDYDYDSLVPDAERVETLNVHEHDGYLRPEQNKYEPLKKTSDLETYRNYSLYNVRNHISAQTYDIPQSNRLWTQTDSLRYAARYPQTLLELDDGLDQFVRPYIYQDKITHVNEHTEDINSTLSHFLQLTDSPRIDELSNVTVTDKIDRNDLNQDKLQENATDVDQFQETNSDQVANVSLHQTDEDKNDQTTKKNRNEILLTTVSNADTRPNDDKPTLTKNGDMTTTDNYKHYDKSREQTAQDIDITGDITSTTEPDHSKMMLAKYQNSTNTNLQDSVTDEMKQRHPNRTDHTNYDLPIDGTSFVHTNNDSLTYQSTLENSTKPKTTDNYLTDVSTEVNKRQKVNDEVYANITRHEIPTTNLQTLQQIYDKSITENNNNLSPDCNDRQRTESVLPDTNTSDIKQLTKQDKLSYHSIHERTYEETNHSDPDKLPNDFIDLPNSMELITYADTLARTPLRDTIQSVLSLDDPSADAIPNTDELSKLPRLDKDENQPIIPTSTERPKSERRTTNSSRKRLRPTHSKRPAHHQTTNHGSNNDRKPPGIALVPFVLLTSIERPDNWVMFNVAKSKKRKPLPEVPLLKSELFSLSELPKPISADD
- the LOC131440325 gene encoding uncharacterized protein LOC131440325 isoform X3, coding for MTTSCIILTTTFVLLIHTLFPGSCCSTEALTISNDDNDNENNDNLLNPVQLISSKDENDANDRDLPRPFLIPVDTSQIQPKRMKLKTPNNTKRRKHSNKTRRNGTATKRPKHKRKPTMQSALQSAARKGLEAMIELFDKREPEMVRKGIVLDPSEPGALLSKFSSSDDSPEDLTKAGYAAMVAAKKLKESTNVEYVALGRQAPSKISLKRTPLEGMCPSREPPPCVPASRRYRTHDGTCNNRKKPRWGAAQMPFHRFLAPDYTDGVEGIRRSINGSPLPSARFVSLVVHGTRQEEAPVTMMLALWGQLLDHDLTATAQPRSLNGSTPRCCGGQTIEDSHPSCLPIKVPLDDPWLSPLGVRCLEFLRSAPAQRRDCLLSWREQTNQVTSYIDASPIYSSNPRTSDNARIFRSGLLLFGRGPPSEDVCFRAALANQCIRPGDARSGEQPGLLMLHMIWVNEHNQIATQLSDINPHWSDEKLYQETRRIVGALFQHITYREFLPIVLGKQVCNLFNLELESNGYYKGYDPGANPTVTNEFSAAAFRFGHSLIQGSYMRADRFHRFIPNNVTLHDESADGDLGGPGSLHRLVRGMVNQRALKRDEFITAELTNHLFQTSRFPFGLDLAAINIQRGRDHGIQPYINWRIPCGLTPIREWEDLDRVMGPASAHRLRKAYRFIDDIDLFVGGLAERPVVGGIVGPTFSCIIAQQFSNLRRGDRFWYENPGFESSFTPAQLDAIRQVAFSQILCRALGGGTLQPHAFLPADIVQNERLSCDSKLMAPIDLEPWTERDPFTRPNDVSSAGQSENLIDLETVQALLTTTSTTTRQPTQETNVINNVDFIPNGNVGLHIPSNGQIVLDSLATSIHNKLDLSTTRPSTRPTTPSKEPMLTAVTVINNKIDLTGTTTPPSRKPTRRTTPKKRPTLSTHLITNNVDLNFKRDTTVDETNLTTTNNNHTMKKRDVSHVNLSKLFTKEDNANLFSQKNSALRRGYYPNPAPTPPSDYDDINNYDYNSDADPPVFVKPGYGYEEPVTDHPPNTYYEDPPTPPPQPPYCGYSCYNPPTMTTYNPYGLDTRRPTRTTTRKRGLSNKIVNNNFDYEPNDNRQQTQRPKLQRTTTSRTVFQRPGLLVINDNRPNDQSMFLSLSSPSSSSSSSTSVLNSNAFLQHSKNPASFAASQSVFSVDPRPQYISRPSTHQSVHSPNFFQKQTNHRNPLKELRIDQDRLPSKLISTLKQDYDYDSLVPDAERVETLNVHEHDGYLRPEQNKYEPLKKTSDLETYRNYSLYNVRNHISAQTYDIPQSNRLWTQTDSLRYAARYPQTLLELDDGLDQFVRPYIYQDKITHVNEHTEDINSTLSHFLQLTDSPRIDELSNVTVTDKIDRNDLNQDKLQENATDVDQFQETNSDQVANVSLHQTDEDKNDQTTKKNRNEILLTTVSNADTRPNDDKPTLTKNGDMTTTDNYKHYDKSREQTAQDIDITGDITSTTEPDHSKMMLAKYQNSTNTNLQDSVTDEMKQRHPNRTDHTNYDLPIDGTSFVHTNNDSLTYQSTLENSTKPKTTDNYLTDVSTEVNKRQKVNDEVYANITRHEIPTTNLQTLQQIYDKSITENNNNLSPDCNDRQRTESVLPDTNTSDIKQLTKQDKLSYHSIHERTYEETNHSDPDKLPNDFIDLPNSMELITYADTLARTPLRDTIQSVLSLDDPSADAIPNTDELSKLPRLDKDENQPIIPTSTERPKSERRTTNSSRKRLRPTHSKRPAHHQTTNHGSNNDRKPPGIALVPFVLLTSIERPDNWVMFNVAKSKKRKPLPEVPLLKSELFSLSELPKPISADD